The Streptococcus oralis Uo5 genome includes a window with the following:
- a CDS encoding PaaI family thioesterase, translated as MKDFHFDAISAFENYEIEKMRDGHVAVTTKVVDSSLNYYGNAHGGYLFTLCDQISGLVVISLGLDGVTLQSSINYLKAGKLDDVLTIKGECVHQGRTTCVVDVDITNQEGRNVCKATFTMFVTGQRSEDRQVRI; from the coding sequence ATGAAAGATTTTCATTTTGACGCTATATCTGCCTTTGAAAATTACGAAATAGAAAAAATGAGAGATGGTCATGTTGCGGTGACGACAAAAGTAGTGGACTCGTCGCTCAACTACTATGGCAATGCCCATGGTGGCTATCTCTTCACCCTTTGTGACCAGATTAGTGGTTTGGTGGTTATCTCGCTAGGGCTTGATGGAGTGACACTCCAGTCCTCTATCAACTACCTCAAGGCAGGAAAACTCGACGATGTGCTGACCATTAAAGGAGAATGTGTCCATCAAGGTCGCACAACTTGTGTCGTGGATGTGGATATCACCAATCAAGAAGGCAGAAATGTCTGCAAGGCAACCTTTACCATGTTTGTCACAGGTCAGCGATCAGAAGACAGACAGGTGAGGATATAG